In Nissabacter sp. SGAir0207, the genomic stretch AACGGCTTCAAGCGCCAGCGCGCGGTGTTTGAAGACCTGATGTACCAGACGCTGCGCCAGCCGGGGGCACAATCCTCCGACCAGACCACGCTGCCCTCCGGCCTGCAGATCGGCACCGGCGTGCGCCCGGTGGCCACCGAGCGCCTGCACAGCCAGGGCAACCTGTCGCAGACCGAAAACAGCAAGGACATCGCCATCAAGGGGCAGGGTTTCTTCCAGGTGCAACTGCCGGATGGCAGCCTGGCCTACACCCGCGACGGCTCCTTCCAGGTGGACCAGAATGGCCAGCTGGTGACCTCCAGCGGTTTCCAGGTGCAGCCAGCGATCACCATCCCGGCCAACGCCCTCTCCATCACCGTGGGCCGTGACGGCATCGTCAGCGTCACCCAGCAGGGGCAGACCGCTGCGCAGCAGGTGGGCCAGCTGACGCTGAGCACCTTCATCAACGACAGCGGGCTGGAGAGCGTCGGCGAGAACCTCTACCAGGAGACGCAAAGTTCCGGCGCGCCGACCGAGAGCACCCCCGGCCTGAATGGCGCGGGCCTGCTCTACCAAGGTTACGTTGAGACTTCCAACGTCAACGTGGCCGAGGAGCTGGTAAACATGATCCAGACCCAGCGCGCCTATGAGATCAACAGCAAGGCGGTCTCCACCTCTGACCAGATGCTGCAAAAGCTGACGCAGCTGTGACCGGCTGGCCGGGCCTGATGCGCCCGGCCACCTGACATCCACTTAACAAGGGTTTAGCGTGGTGAAACAGAATAATCCGTCCGTCGCCCTGCTGCTGGCGCTGGGCCTGAGCGGCTGCGCCTACATCCCCCATGACAATCTGGTGACCGGGCCGACCACCGCCGCGCCCGCGCCAGCGGTGATGGCGCAGGGGGGCAACGGCTCCATCTTCCAGACCGTGCAGCCGATGAACTACGGCTACCAGCCACTGTTTGAGGATCGCCGCCCGCGCAACATCGGCGACACCCTGACCATCGTGTTGCAGGAGAACGTCAGCGCCAGCAAAAGCTCCTCCGCCAACGCCAGCCGCAGCGGCTCGACCACCTTCGGCTTTGACGCGGTGCCACGCTATCTGGAGGGGCTGTTTGGCAACAACCGCGCGACGGTGGACTCCAGCGGCGACAACACCTTCAGCGGCAAGGGCGGGGCGAACGCCAACAACACCTTCAACGGCACCCTGACGGTGACCGTCGATCAGGTGCTGGTGAACGGCAACCTGCACGTGGTGGGCGAGAAGCAGATCGCCATCAACCAAGGCACCGAGTTCATCCGCTTCTCCGGCGTGGTCAACCCGCGCACCATCAGCGGCCAGAACGCGGTGGTCTCCACCCAGGTGGCGGACGCGCGCATTGAGTACGTCGGCAACGGCTACATCAACGAGGCGCAGAACATGGGCTGGATGCAGCGCTTCTTCCTCAACCTGTCGCCACTCTGACGGCGGCGCGACACAACACATTTACCGCCGGGCGGCGTTCGCCCGGCGGCAACGAGGTTCCAGATGCGAAAATATCTATGGGGTTTACTGCTGGCGGCGTCCACGCTCGCGGCCAGCCCGGCCGGGGCGGAGCGGATCCGCGATTTGGCGACGGTGCAGGGGGTGCGCGACAACGCCCTGATTGGCTACGGGCTGGTGGTGGGGCTGGATGGCTCCGGCGACCAGACCATGCAGACGCCCTTTACCACCCAGAGCCTGAACAACATGCTTTCGCAGCTGGGCATCACGGTGCCGGCCGGCACCAACATGCAGCTGAAGAACGTGGCGGCGGTGATGGTCACCGCCAAGTTGCCACCCTTCTCACGCGCCGGGCAGGCGATTGACGTGGTGGTCTCCTCCATGGGCAACGCCAAGAGCCTGCGCGGCGGCACCCTGCTGATGACCCCGCTGAAGGGGGTGGACAATCAGGTCTACGCGCTGGCGCAGGGCAACGTGCTGGTGGGCGGCGCGGGTGCGTCGGCCGGTGGCAGCAGCGTGCAGGTGAACCAGCTGGCTGGCGGGCGCATCACCGGCGGCGCGACCATTGAGCGCGAATTGCCGACCCACTTTGGCAGCGGCAACAGCCTCAACCTGCAACTGAATGAAGAGGACTTCAGCACCGCGCAGGCGGTGGCCGACGCCATCAACCGGCAGGGCGCGGGCAGCGCCACCGCCCTCGATGGCCGTACCATCCAGGTGCAGGTACCGGCTGGCAACAGCGCGCAGGTGCGCACGCTGGCGCAGATCCAGAACATCAACGTCACGCTGGGGCCGAAGGATGCGAAGGTGATCATCAACTCCCGCACCGGCTCGGTGGTGATGAACCGCGATGTGACGTTGGAGAGCTGCGCGGTGGCACAGGGCAACCTGTCAGTGGTGGTAGACCAGCAGAATCAGGTCAGCCAGCCCAACACCCCGCTGGCTGGCGGCCAGACCGTGGTGACGCCCAATACCCAGATCTCGGTGCGCCAGCAGGGCGGGGCGTTGCAGCAGGTGCAGTCCAGCGCCAGCCTGAACAACGTGGTGCGCACGCTGAACGCACTGGGCGCGACGCCAATCGACCTGATGTCCATTTTGCAGGCGATGAAGACCGCTGGCTGTTTGCGTGCCGATCTGGAAATCATCTGATGGCCGATCTCAATAGCCTCTCTGGCGCGGCCTATGACGCGCAGGCGCTCAACGCCCTGAAGCGGGATGTCAGCAAGGATCCCCAGTCGCACCTCAAGCAGGTGGCGCAGCAGTTCGAGGGGGTGTATGTCAGCATGATGCTGAAAAGTATGCGCTCGGCCCTGCCGCAGGGCGGGCTGCTCAGCAATGACCAGACGCGGCTCTACACCTCGATGTATGACCAGCAGATGGCGCAGGAGATGTCGCAGCGCGGGCTGGGGCTGGCGGACATGATGGTGCAGCAGCTGGGCGGCACGCAGGCGCGGCCGGATGAGCGCGCCGGGACGGTGCCGATGGCGCTGGACCAGCAGGTGCTCAACACCCTGCCAGCGCAGGCACTGGCGCAGGTGCTGCGCAAGGCCGCGCCGCGGATGCCAGCCGCCAGCGCCACGCCCGTCACGCTCTCCGGCAACAGCGGCGACTTTGTGTCACGCCTCAGCCTGCCAGCGCAGATGGCGAGCCAGGAGAGCGGCATCCCGCACCAGCTGATCATGGCGCAGGCGGCGCTGGAGTCCGGCTGGGGGCAGCGCGAGATCCCGACCCAAAATGGCCGGCCGAGCTACAACCTGTTCGGCGTCAAGGCTGGCAGCGGCTGGGATGGCCCGACCACCGACATCACCACCACCGAGTATGAGAACGGGGTAGCGAAGAAGATCACCGCCAGCTTCCGCGTCTACGGCTCCTATGTGGAGGCGATCAGCGACTACGTACGGCTGCTGACCCACAACCCGCGCTACGCGGCAGTGGCGGCGGCAGAGACGCCGGAGCAGGCGGCCCACGCGCTGCAACAGGCTGGCTACGCCACCGACCCGAACTACGCCAGCAAGCTGGTGAGCGTCATCCAGCAGATCAAGGGCGCGGGGGTGCAGGCGGTGAAAGCCTACACCCACGATCTCAGCACGCTGTTTTGACCGTGCGGCGGCGGTTTTCCCGCCGCCCATTCCTGCTTTTTCACTCAAGTTTTTCCCCTGTGCGCCGATAACCCAATCAGGCCGGCGAGGGGCGCAACCCGCACCCGGCACCCTTTATTATGCGGCCGGTGCAGGCGAGGCCGCCGGCAACAAGGATTTGAGATGTCCAATAACTTAATCAACACGGCCATGAGCGGGCTGGGCGCGGCGCAGGCTGCCCTCAACACCGCCAGCAACAACATCAGCAACGTCACCACCAGCGGCTACAACCGCCAGACCGCCATCATCTCGCAGAACAACGGCACCACCACCGCGCAGGGTTACATCGGCAATGGCGTGACGGTTAGCGGCGTCAACCGCGAGTATAACCAGTTCATCGTCAACCAGCTGCGCGCGGCCTCGACCACCAACAGCGCGCTGACCGCCTACTACAACCAGGTGTCGCAGGTGGACGATCTGTTGTCAGACACCACCAACAGCCTCTCCACCTCCATGCAGACGCTGTTCAGCAACTTGCAGAGCATGGTCAGCAGCCCGGATGATGACGCGGCGCGCCAGACAGTGCTCGGCAGTGCCTCGGCGCTGGCCAACCAGTTCAAGAGCACCGACCAATATTTGCAGGATCTCGACAGCGGCGTGAACCAGCAGATCAAGGACAACGTCAGCCAGGTCAACAACTACGCCCAGCAGATCGCCAAGCTGAATGACCAGATCACCCGCGCACGCGGTGCCAGCGGCACCGAGCCGAATGCGCTGCTCGACCAGCGTGACCAGTTGGTGAATCAGCTGAATGATGTGGTGGGCGTGAGCGTCACTCAGCAGGATGGCGACAGCCTGAACATCTCGGTGGCCGGCGGCCTGATGCTGGTGCAGGGCGGCAACGCCTACAGCCTCGAAGCGGTGCCCTCCAGCAGCGACCCGAGCCGCCTGACCCTCGGCTACACCCGTGGCGGCGTCACCAGCGAAGTAGCGGAGAGCCAGGTGACCACCGGCACCCTCGGCGGCCTGCTGACCTTCCGCTCTGAGTCGCTGGACTCCGCGCGCAACCAGCTCGGCCAGTTGGCGGCGACGCTGGCAGACCAGTTCAATCAGGTGCATGAGCAGGGCTTTGACATTGAGGGCAACGCTGGCGGCAAGTTCTTCAACATCGACGACCCGAGCGTGCTGGGCAACACCAAAAACAGCGGCAGCGCGGCGCTGAGCGCCAGCTACACCGACACCACCCAGTTGCAGGCCAGCGACTACACGCTGAAGTATGACGGCGGCAACTGGAAAGTGACCCGCGTGGCTGACGGCGCGTCCATCAGCGCCACCGCTGGCAGCGATGAGAGCGGCAACCCGACGCTGAACTTTGATGGCGTGGCCGTCAGCGTCAGCGGCCAGGCCGCCAGCGGTGACAGCTTCACGCTGAAGACCGTCAGCAACGCCGCCAGCTCCTTCAGCCTGGCGATCAGCGACACCAGCAAAATCGCCGCCGCCTCTGAGTCAGACAGCGGCGTCAGCGACAATCGCAACGGCCAGAAGCTGCTCGACCTGCAAACCGCCAAGCTGGTGCAGGGCAAAACCACGCTGGCCGGGGCCTACGCCGGGCTGGTAAGCAGCGTCGGCAGCCAGACCAGCACCGCCGAGATGAACAGCACTACCCAGAGCAACATCGTGACCCAGCTGACCACCCAGCAGCAGTCCATCTCCGGCGTCAACCTCGACGAGGAGTATGGCGACCTGCAACGTTACCAGCAGTACTACCTGGCGAACGCGCAGGTGATCCAGACGGCATCCACCATCTTCAACGCGCTGATGGACATCCGCGGCTAACAGGAGCGACAAAATGCGTTTAAGCACCAGTATGCTGTACCAGCAATCGATGGGCGGCATCAGCAACAGTCAGGCCAAGTGGCAGGCCAGCGGCACCCAGCTCTCTACCGGGCTGCGCGTCAACAAGCCGTCGGATGACCCGATGGCCGCCTCGCAAGCGATCATGGTGAACCAGTCGGAGGCGCAGAACAGCCAGTATGCGCTGGCCCGCACCTTCGCCAACAACAGCCTGAGCCTTGAGGAGTCGATCCTCTCGAACGTCACCTCCTCAATCCAGAGCGCGCAATCGACCGTGGTCAACGCTGGCAACGGCACCATGAGCGATGATGACCGCGCCTCGCTCGCCACCGAGTTGCAGGGGCTGAAAGACCAGCTGCTAAACATGGCGAACAGCACCGACGGCACCGGCCACTACATCTTCGGCGGCTACAAGAGCGACAGCGCCCCCTTCGTCGCGGATGCCAGCGGCAGCGTGAGCTATCAGGGCAGCGAGCAGGCGATTGAGCAGCGCGTGGATGCCAACCGCACCATGACCGTCAGCCACACCGGCACCCAGGTGTTTATGTCGGCCACGTCGAACGCCAAGACCGAGGAGGATGGCTCGACGCAGAAAGATCTCTTCGCCACCCTCGACACCGCCATCAACGCGCTGACCAGCAGTGACGGCGACAGCGAGGCGCTGACCGCGGCGCTGGACGTCGCCAACCGTGGCCTGAGCAACTCGCTGAACAATGTGCTGTCGGTGCGCGCCGAGCTGGGCACCCAGATGAATGAGCTGGACACGCTGGACAGCATCGGCGACCAGCGCACCCTGACCAACTCCACCAAGTTGAGCAACTTGCAGGACACCGACTGGAACGCGGCCATCTCCAGCTACAGCATGCAACAAGTGGCGTTGCAGGCGGCCTACAAGGCTTTCAGTGATATGCAGGGCATGTCGCTGTTCCAGCTGAACCAGTAATTCCCTTACCTGTCCGCCCGGCGGCGGGCAGGGCCTTTTCAGGTCGGCTGGAACCGGGCCGACCTGCGTTTGGCGCACCGCGACTCATCATCGCGGCGCGCCTTTTTTTCATCCCAACAGCGCCAGCAGCAGCGGGAACAGCAGCGGCGCAATCAGCGACGTGATGATGCCGCACAGCACCAGCGCCAGCGAACTGAACGCCCCCTCCTGGAAATCCATCTCCGCTGCCCGCGCCGTGCCCAGCGCGTGGGAGGCGGTGCCCATCGCCAGCCCGCGCGCCGCCTTGGTGCGGATGCCGAGCAGGTTGAACAGCAGATGGCCGAACACCGCACCAAGGATACCGACAAACACCACGCAGGCGGCGCTGATGGCCGGGATGCCGCCGATCGATTGGGAGATCGCCATCGCGATCGGCGTGGTGACCGATTTCGGCAGGATCGAAGCCGCCACCTGCGGCGACGCGCCCATCCACAGCGCGATCGCGGTGCCGGTGCAGATTGCCGTGACGCTGCCGAGGAAACAGATGCTGATGATGGAACGCCAGCGCGCGCGGATCTGGTGCAGCTGCTCATAGAGCGGGAAGGCCAGCGCCACCACCGCCGGTTGCAGCAGGTCATTGAGCACCTTGCTGCCAGCAAAGTAGCGCGCGTAGGGGGTGTGGGTCAGCAGCAGCAGCGGAATAATCACCACCATCGAAACCAGCAGCGGGTTGAGCAGCGGCACCCGCCAGCGCGCCGCCAGCCGCCGCGCGGCAAAGAAGACCGCCAGCGTCAGCGGCAGCGACCACCACATCTCGCTCATGGCTTGCCCCCCGGCGTTTTCCGCCCCACCACAGGCCGCTCACGGTGCACATAGTGCGAGGAGTAGGCCACCACCAGCATCACGATCACCGTGCTGACAAAGCAGGAGACCACCAGCGGCCCAAACTGGGCGCGGATCTGGTCATAGTAGTTCATCACCCCGACGCCAATCGGCACGAACAGCAGCGCCATGTAGCGGATCAGCAGGTGGCAGCCGGGCTTGACCCAGCGCGCTGGCAGGATCTGGAAGGAGAGCAGCAGGAACAGGATCAACATGCCGAGGATACTGCCGGGAATGGTGATCGGCAGCAGTGTCGCCAGACCATTGCCAGCCCACAGGCAGAGATAGATGGCGATGAAAGCGCGGACAAAATGCCAGCAGAGGGTAAGGGAGTGACGCATAACGTTTTTCCTAAAAGTCTGATGCATTCATCATACAATTAAAAACAGAAATGGGCTATAGCTCACAGTTGGTGGGTGATCGTCGGCCCATCCACGCTAAGGGTAGTTGAAGATGGCGCGCAGGAATGCGGTGGGCAGGTTGCCAATCCGGCCCTTGCGCCGCCACAATAGAGGCATTGGCCCGTGACTGGATGAAGATGAGTACGTGAATATTCCCAATGAAAACCGCGTAATGGCGGGACGCCCACCGGCCGCCGGGCTGGCGCGCACCGCCTCGCTGGTATCGCTGCTGGTGGCGCTGACGCTGGTGAGCATCAAGGTGTGGGCCTGGCTGGCGACCGGTTCAATGTCGTTGCTGACCTCGGCGGCCGACGGGCTGGTGGATGTGCTGGCGTCACTGGTGACGCTGGTCGGCGTACGCTACGCCCTGCGCCCGGTGGACAAGGGGCACCGCTACGGCCACGGCAAGGCGGAGGCGGTGGCGGCCTTCATTCAGGCGCTGCTGCTGGCGGCGGCCGGGGTGGGGCTGGGCATTGAATCGGCGGGCCGACTGATCAACCCGCAGCCGCTGGCGCAACTCGGGCTGGGGATCTGGGTGATTGTCGTCAGTTCGCTGGCCGCTGGGGGGCTGGTGGCGATGCAGAGCTACGTGGTGCGGCGTACCGGCTCTACCGCCATCGCCGCCGACCGGGCGCACTACATCACTGACGTGGCGGTCAACGTGGCGGTGCTGGTGGCGCTGTTGCTGGATCACCTGTTTGGCTGGACGCGCGCCGACGCGCTGGGGGCGCTCGGCATCTCGCTCTACATGCTCTGGAATGCGCGCGGCATGGCCGCCGATGCGCTGAAACAGCTGCTCGATCGCGAGCTGGGCGCGGAGGATCGCCAGCGCATCCGCCGCGCCGTGCTGGCCTGCCCCGGCGTGCGGGGCATCCATGACCTGCGCACCCGCAACGGCGGCGACCGGGTGTTTGTGGAGTTCCACGTGGAAGTGGACGGCAGCCTGACGGTGGATGTCGGTCATGAGATTGGCGACCGGGCAGAGGAGGCGGTGCGCGGGCTGTTCTGCCGGGCAGATGTCACCGCCCACCTGGAGCCAGCTGGCATCCTCGATGAGCGGCTGGACGATCTGGTGCGTTGAATCAGGCGGTAGGGGCGTCCTGCGCCAATTCATAGTGCACCGCCAGCCACACGGTGGGGCCGTTGGCCTCTGTCCACTCGACGCGATGGCGGCAGTAGGCGGGGATATTGATAAAGTCGCCGGGGCGCAACTCACGCACCGGCTCCCCCTCAATCAGCAGCCCGGCCGCGCCCTGTAATACCACCACCCACTCCCCCTGCGGCTGGCTGTACCAGAAGCCGGGTGGGCTGGCCTGCCCGGTGGAGACAATGCGCTCAATGCGCACATCGGGGCGCGCCAGCAGATCCTCAAAGGTCTCCTCCTCGGCGCGCACCGCTGCCGTCGGAAAATCGCGGAATAGGTTGTTCATGCATTCTCCTTGTCTGGCCGCCCGGCTGTGTGGCATTCCCTCAGCAAGGCAATTAGGATTGAGTTGAGCGATAAATGAGCAATGCCACGAGCGGCTCTGCCTCTCCCTACCCACTGATACCGCTGAGGGTTAACCATGACAATAAAAAAATGCCGTAAATGCAGTGCCGCTCTTCCCGATGACGCCAAGTTTTGCCCCCAATGCGGCCTCAAAGATCCCGCGCCACGCGCCTCCTCCTCAGGAGGGTTAATGATTATAGTGATCATTATCGGGGCAATAGCCATCGCCATGCGTGTTGTTCAAGATACTGAGCCAGCCAACGCCACGTCTGCGTCTGTGCCAAGCCAAATGTTGCAGATCACGACCAAACGTACCCCGGCCGTTGACCTGCCACCGGCGGATACCGGTGCCTTCAAACCCCAACACATTTGCAAAGCGGCCATCGCCAGCATCATGCAACGCAAGGTAAAGGGGATCAAAGCCACCAAACCCAACGCGCAGGGCGTGGTCTATCTCAGTTATCAACGCCCACAGGATGGCGAACGTTTCGCCTACCAATGCAAGCTCTCCAGCGATTATGTGGTGTGGTCAGAGAAGGGGGTGCAGTCAGATCGCTGGCTGGGCAGTGGGGAGGTGGATTCCGTGGTGATGTTTACCGTCAATGGCAACTCGCTGAAGATCTCGGAACTCTATGTGGATAGCACCATTGAGCACACCTTTAAATTGAGCGAGCTGTAAAAGGGCTGGCCCGCCCTCCGTGGCGGGCCACTCACTCAATAGCGCCAGAAATTGCGTGAGAACAGCACGATGACCGGGAAGATCTCCAGACGCCCCAACAGCATCGCCAGACACATCAGCCACTTGGCGCCGTCATTCAGCGAGCCAAAGCCGGTGGCGGTGGCGCCGTAGCCGAGGCCCATGTTGTTGATGCAGGCGGCGACGGTGGCGAAGGCGGTCAGCATGTCATAGCCCATGCTGTTCAAAATCCAGGTCAGTACCACGGTAAAGAAGATGTAGAGGCTGAAAAAGCCCCAGATGGACTTCACGATGCGGTAGTCAATCGGGCTGCTGCCCATCTTGATGGTCTTGATCTGGTTCGGCCGCAGGATCTGGTGAATTTCCCCTTTGCACTGCTGGTAGAGCACATAGATGCGGAAGATTTTAATGCCGCCACAGGTGGAGCCGATGCAGCCGCCAAAGAAGCTGGAGATCATCAGCAGCATGATCACGTGCTGTGGCCAGGTGCCGTAGTTGCTGGGCGACAGGCCGTTGTCGGTCATGACCGAGGAGGCCATAAAGAAGCCGTGCACCAGCGCCTCCTTCAGCGGGAAGTGGTTGACGCGGTAAAGCTCAAAGCAGGTGATGCCAATCACCACCCCGGCCAGACCGATAAAGAAACGGAACTCCGGGTTACGCAGGATCACCATCACGCTGCGCTTCTTCAGCGCAAAGAAGTAGAGGGTGAAGCTGACGGCAGAGAGCAGTGAGAAGATGCCAGCCACCACCTCCGCGCCGTCGTTGTTGAAGTAGCCCAGACTGTCACCACGGGTGGAGTAGCCGCCCAGTGACACCGTGGAGATGCCGTGACAGAGCGCGTCAAACCAGGTCATGCCGACCAGCCGATAGGAGAGGGTGCAGAGCACGCCAAGCATCAGGTAGACAAACCACAGGTTCTTCGCGCCATCCGCCAGCCGCGGCGTGACGCGCTCCTCCTTCATCGGCCCCGGCATCTCGGACTGGTACATCTTCAGCCCCCCGACGCCCAGCAGCGGCAGGATGGCGATGGCCAAAATAATGACCCCGAGGCCGCCCAAAAAGTTGAGCTGCGCGCGGAAATAGAGGATCGAGCGCGGCAGCGCGTCAATGTTGTTCAGCACCGACCCGCCAGTGGTGGTGATGCCCGATACCCCCTCGAATACCGCATCCACCAGCCGGATGTGCATATCCTCGTTCAGCAGCAGCGGCAAGCCACTGATCAGTGAGAAGATCACCCACAGCAGCAGGATCAGCAGGAAGCCGTTCTTGCGGTCAAGGTTGTGCCGCGGGCTGCGGCGGGTGATGAACGAGCCAATCAGGCCCGCGCCCAGACAGAGCACCAGAGTGTAGAGAAACGCAAAGATCTCGGCTCGCTCTTTGAAATAGAGGGCAAAGAGCAGCGGGATGGTGAGCGTAAGCCCGTAAAGAAGGATCAAGTAACTGCATAAATGAATGATGACCTTCGCCTGTGATGTGTTGACCATTTACTCTCTCATCTGTCTGACTTTTCGCAGGAAAGGATACCTGTTGCGCCGTAAAAAAGATGTAAAAAATAGGAAACAGCGCGCCCGCTGCACAGTGCGGCGGCAGGTTGATTACAGCGTAGCCTGCTTTTGCCCGCCGTGTGCCTGCAAGGCGCACCCTACAAGGAATGTCAGCAAACGTAAAGCCACCGCCGCGCCGTGGTGATCATCTACCCTTAACACAAACCTTAACATGGAGATCACACAATGCCCCTGCCGCGTCTGTCCGCCCTGTTACTGAGTTGTGTCCTGTTACCCGCCTTTGCTGCCCCGGCCATCGCCGCCCCCCAAGTGACGGTCTTGCAGGAGGGACTGGTGCACCCCTGGTCACTGGCCTTCCTGCCGGGCGATCGGGGCATGTTGATCACCGAGCGCGACGGCAACCTGCGCCACTGGCAAGCCGGCAAGGGGCTGTCTGACCCGATCCCCGGCGTGCCCAAGGTGTGGGCCAACGGGCAGGGGGGCCTGCTGGAGGTACTGCCCGCCCCGGACTTCGCCACCAGCCGCCGTGTCTACCTCAGTTATGCCGAGCAGGGCAGCGGCGAAGAGAGCGACAAGGCTGGCACCGCACTGGGCTACGGCCAGCTCTCCGCTGACTTCAGCCGGCTGGAGGGGTTCAAACGCATCTTCCAGCAACAGCCCAAACTCTCCGTCGGCAACCACTTCGGCGGCAAACTGGCCTTTGACCGTCAGGGCAACCTGTTCATGGCGCTGGGCGAGAACAACCAGCGGCCGACCGCCCAGTCGCTGTCGCTGTTGCAGGGCAAAATCGTACGCCTGACGCCCGAGGGGCAGCCGGTGGCGGATAACCCCTTTGTTAACCGCAGCGGCGCGCGGCCGGAGATCTGGTCATACGGCCACCGCAACCCGCAGGGGTTGGCGCTCAACCCCTGGAGTGGGGTGATGTGGGAGAATGAGCACGGCCCGCGCGGTGGGGATGAGGTGAACATCCCGCTGGCTGGCAAAAACTATGGCTGGCCGCTGGCGACGCACGGCATCAACTACTCGGGGCTGGCGATCCCGGAGGCCAAGGGCGAGAGCGCCGCTGGCACCGAGCCGCCGCTCTACCACTGGAAAAAATCGCCGGGCATCAGTGGCATGGCCTTCTATGACGCCGATCGCTTCCCGGTCTGGCGTCACTCGCTGTTTATCGGCGCGCTGGCGCAGGAGGAGTTGATCCGCCTGACACTCGACGGCGACAAAGTGGTGGATGAGGAGCGGCTGC encodes the following:
- the flgL gene encoding flagellar hook-associated protein FlgL codes for the protein MRLSTSMLYQQSMGGISNSQAKWQASGTQLSTGLRVNKPSDDPMAASQAIMVNQSEAQNSQYALARTFANNSLSLEESILSNVTSSIQSAQSTVVNAGNGTMSDDDRASLATELQGLKDQLLNMANSTDGTGHYIFGGYKSDSAPFVADASGSVSYQGSEQAIEQRVDANRTMTVSHTGTQVFMSATSNAKTEEDGSTQKDLFATLDTAINALTSSDGDSEALTAALDVANRGLSNSLNNVLSVRAELGTQMNELDTLDSIGDQRTLTNSTKLSNLQDTDWNAAISSYSMQQVALQAAYKAFSDMQGMSLFQLNQ
- a CDS encoding cation diffusion facilitator family transporter: MAGRPPAAGLARTASLVSLLVALTLVSIKVWAWLATGSMSLLTSAADGLVDVLASLVTLVGVRYALRPVDKGHRYGHGKAEAVAAFIQALLLAAAGVGLGIESAGRLINPQPLAQLGLGIWVIVVSSLAAGGLVAMQSYVVRRTGSTAIAADRAHYITDVAVNVAVLVALLLDHLFGWTRADALGALGISLYMLWNARGMAADALKQLLDRELGAEDRQRIRRAVLACPGVRGIHDLRTRNGGDRVFVEFHVEVDGSLTVDVGHEIGDRAEEAVRGLFCRADVTAHLEPAGILDERLDDLVR
- a CDS encoding CidA/LrgA family protein produces the protein MRHSLTLCWHFVRAFIAIYLCLWAGNGLATLLPITIPGSILGMLILFLLLSFQILPARWVKPGCHLLIRYMALLFVPIGVGVMNYYDQIRAQFGPLVVSCFVSTVIVMLVVAYSSHYVHRERPVVGRKTPGGKP
- a CDS encoding CidB/LrgB family autolysis modulator → MSEMWWSLPLTLAVFFAARRLAARWRVPLLNPLLVSMVVIIPLLLLTHTPYARYFAGSKVLNDLLQPAVVALAFPLYEQLHQIRARWRSIISICFLGSVTAICTGTAIALWMGASPQVAASILPKSVTTPIAMAISQSIGGIPAISAACVVFVGILGAVFGHLLFNLLGIRTKAARGLAMGTASHALGTARAAEMDFQEGAFSSLALVLCGIITSLIAPLLFPLLLALLG
- a CDS encoding flagellar basal body P-ring protein FlgI, yielding MRKYLWGLLLAASTLAASPAGAERIRDLATVQGVRDNALIGYGLVVGLDGSGDQTMQTPFTTQSLNNMLSQLGITVPAGTNMQLKNVAAVMVTAKLPPFSRAGQAIDVVVSSMGNAKSLRGGTLLMTPLKGVDNQVYALAQGNVLVGGAGASAGGSSVQVNQLAGGRITGGATIERELPTHFGSGNSLNLQLNEEDFSTAQAVADAINRQGAGSATALDGRTIQVQVPAGNSAQVRTLAQIQNINVTLGPKDAKVIINSRTGSVVMNRDVTLESCAVAQGNLSVVVDQQNQVSQPNTPLAGGQTVVTPNTQISVRQQGGALQQVQSSASLNNVVRTLNALGATPIDLMSILQAMKTAGCLRADLEII
- the flgG gene encoding flagellar basal-body rod protein FlgG; protein product: MISSLYIAKTGLDAQQTNMDVIANNLANVSTNGFKRQRAVFEDLMYQTLRQPGAQSSDQTTLPSGLQIGTGVRPVATERLHSQGNLSQTENSKDIAIKGQGFFQVQLPDGSLAYTRDGSFQVDQNGQLVTSSGFQVQPAITIPANALSITVGRDGIVSVTQQGQTAAQQVGQLTLSTFINDSGLESVGENLYQETQSSGAPTESTPGLNGAGLLYQGYVETSNVNVAEELVNMIQTQRAYEINSKAVSTSDQMLQKLTQL
- the flgK gene encoding flagellar hook-associated protein FlgK, coding for MSNNLINTAMSGLGAAQAALNTASNNISNVTTSGYNRQTAIISQNNGTTTAQGYIGNGVTVSGVNREYNQFIVNQLRAASTTNSALTAYYNQVSQVDDLLSDTTNSLSTSMQTLFSNLQSMVSSPDDDAARQTVLGSASALANQFKSTDQYLQDLDSGVNQQIKDNVSQVNNYAQQIAKLNDQITRARGASGTEPNALLDQRDQLVNQLNDVVGVSVTQQDGDSLNISVAGGLMLVQGGNAYSLEAVPSSSDPSRLTLGYTRGGVTSEVAESQVTTGTLGGLLTFRSESLDSARNQLGQLAATLADQFNQVHEQGFDIEGNAGGKFFNIDDPSVLGNTKNSGSAALSASYTDTTQLQASDYTLKYDGGNWKVTRVADGASISATAGSDESGNPTLNFDGVAVSVSGQAASGDSFTLKTVSNAASSFSLAISDTSKIAAASESDSGVSDNRNGQKLLDLQTAKLVQGKTTLAGAYAGLVSSVGSQTSTAEMNSTTQSNIVTQLTTQQQSISGVNLDEEYGDLQRYQQYYLANAQVIQTASTIFNALMDIRG
- the flgJ gene encoding flagellar assembly peptidoglycan hydrolase FlgJ, which encodes MADLNSLSGAAYDAQALNALKRDVSKDPQSHLKQVAQQFEGVYVSMMLKSMRSALPQGGLLSNDQTRLYTSMYDQQMAQEMSQRGLGLADMMVQQLGGTQARPDERAGTVPMALDQQVLNTLPAQALAQVLRKAAPRMPAASATPVTLSGNSGDFVSRLSLPAQMASQESGIPHQLIMAQAALESGWGQREIPTQNGRPSYNLFGVKAGSGWDGPTTDITTTEYENGVAKKITASFRVYGSYVEAISDYVRLLTHNPRYAAVAAAETPEQAAHALQQAGYATDPNYASKLVSVIQQIKGAGVQAVKAYTHDLSTLF
- a CDS encoding flagellar basal body L-ring protein FlgH; this translates as MKQNNPSVALLLALGLSGCAYIPHDNLVTGPTTAAPAPAVMAQGGNGSIFQTVQPMNYGYQPLFEDRRPRNIGDTLTIVLQENVSASKSSSANASRSGSTTFGFDAVPRYLEGLFGNNRATVDSSGDNTFSGKGGANANNTFNGTLTVTVDQVLVNGNLHVVGEKQIAINQGTEFIRFSGVVNPRTISGQNAVVSTQVADARIEYVGNGYINEAQNMGWMQRFFLNLSPL
- a CDS encoding cupin domain-containing protein — its product is MNNLFRDFPTAAVRAEEETFEDLLARPDVRIERIVSTGQASPPGFWYSQPQGEWVVVLQGAAGLLIEGEPVRELRPGDFINIPAYCRHRVEWTEANGPTVWLAVHYELAQDAPTA